A genomic segment from Parafrankia irregularis encodes:
- a CDS encoding HIT family protein yields the protein MTDDPCVFCAIVRGEAEASLIYEDDDVVAFTDHAPVTPGHLLVVPRTHAIGLEDLAEEDGARVWSVAHLLGRALRRSPLRCEGVNLFLADGEAAFQEVFHVHLHVFPRFAGDTFRISADWRVRARAELDESAAAVRAGLAELSPTVQP from the coding sequence ATGACCGATGACCCCTGTGTCTTCTGCGCGATCGTACGAGGCGAGGCCGAGGCAAGCCTGATCTACGAGGACGACGATGTCGTGGCCTTCACGGACCACGCGCCGGTTACTCCCGGCCACCTTCTGGTCGTACCGCGGACGCACGCCATCGGCTTGGAGGACCTGGCCGAGGAGGACGGCGCCCGGGTGTGGAGCGTCGCGCACCTCCTGGGCCGGGCGTTGCGCCGTTCCCCGCTGCGCTGCGAAGGAGTCAACCTCTTCCTCGCCGACGGCGAGGCCGCCTTCCAGGAGGTGTTCCACGTGCACCTCCATGTCTTTCCGCGCTTCGCCGGCGACACCTTCCGGATAAGTGCCGACTGGCGGGTCCGCGCGCGGGCAGAGCTCGACGAGTCCGCGGCCGCCGTCCGCGCCGGCCTGGCCGAACTGTCGCCTACCGTGCAGCCCTGA
- the msrA gene encoding peptide-methionine (S)-S-oxide reductase MsrA: MFFGRHKTTIPTAEQALPGRSAPILTNPGRHTVLGTSLLGPFPAGLQTAVFGLGCFWGAERKFWQVPGVYTTAVGYAGGHTPNPTYEETCSGLTGHTEAVLVVYDPAKVGYDELLRVFWESHDPTQGMRQGNDVGTQYRSAIYTTSDEQATAALASRDAFQRVLDAAGYPQITTEIAPAGPFYYAEEYHQQYLSDSKNPHGYCGLGGTGVSCPVGFAQAES; the protein is encoded by the coding sequence ATGTTCTTCGGTCGCCACAAGACGACCATCCCGACGGCCGAGCAGGCGCTGCCCGGCCGTTCCGCACCGATCCTCACCAACCCTGGCCGCCACACCGTTCTCGGGACGTCCCTGCTCGGCCCCTTCCCGGCGGGCCTGCAGACGGCGGTGTTCGGGCTCGGCTGTTTCTGGGGTGCCGAGCGGAAGTTCTGGCAGGTCCCCGGTGTGTACACGACCGCGGTCGGCTACGCGGGTGGGCACACGCCGAACCCGACCTATGAGGAGACCTGCTCCGGCCTGACCGGCCACACCGAGGCCGTGCTCGTCGTCTACGACCCGGCGAAGGTCGGCTACGACGAGCTGCTGCGTGTGTTCTGGGAGAGCCACGACCCGACGCAGGGCATGCGCCAGGGCAACGACGTGGGCACCCAGTACCGCTCGGCGATCTACACGACCAGCGACGAGCAGGCCACGGCCGCGCTCGCCAGCCGGGACGCCTTCCAGCGTGTGCTCGACGCCGCCGGCTACCCGCAGATCACCACCGAGATCGCCCCGGCCGGGCCGTTCTACTACGCCGAGGAATACCACCAGCAGTACCTCTCGGACAGCAAGAACCCGCACGGCTACTGCGGCCTCGGCGGCACGGGAGTCAGCTGCCCCGTCGGTTTCGCGCAGGCGGAGTCCTGA
- a CDS encoding PhoH family protein codes for MPRTHVVDTSVLLSDPGALLRFAEHNVVLPLVVIGELEAKRNHPELGWFAREALRILDDLRIRHGRLDQPLPLESGGTLRVELNHTDSSVLPPGFRVDDNDSRILSVALNLAGEGADVVLVTKDLPLRVKASVVGLAAEEYQALSPVDSGWSGMAELMVSQDDLDRLYAKELVEIPEAAALPCHTGLVLTTTGGSASALGRVTADKSIQIVRGDRDAFGLHGRSAEQRVALDLLLDNEVGIVSLGGRAGTGKSALALCAGLEAVMERRLHRRVVVFRPLYAVGGQDLGYLPGSENEKMAPWAQAVFDTLGALVSPEVIEEIVDRGMLEVLPLTHIRGRSLHDAFVIVDEAQSLERGVLLTVLSRLGQGSRVVLTHDVAQRDNLRVGRHDGVASVIETLKGHPLFAHVTLTRSERSPIAALVTTMLEDLVL; via the coding sequence GTGCCACGAACGCATGTCGTCGACACAAGCGTGCTGCTCTCTGATCCTGGCGCGCTGCTGCGGTTCGCGGAGCACAATGTCGTGCTCCCCCTTGTCGTCATAGGGGAGCTGGAAGCCAAGCGGAACCACCCGGAGCTGGGTTGGTTCGCCCGGGAGGCCCTGCGCATCCTGGACGACCTCCGGATCCGGCACGGCCGGCTGGATCAGCCGCTGCCGTTGGAATCCGGGGGAACACTACGGGTCGAACTTAACCACACCGACTCGTCCGTGCTTCCACCGGGGTTCCGCGTGGACGACAACGACTCCCGGATCCTCTCCGTGGCCCTCAACCTCGCCGGCGAAGGCGCCGACGTCGTGCTGGTCACGAAGGATCTCCCGCTGCGGGTGAAGGCGTCCGTTGTCGGGCTCGCCGCCGAGGAGTACCAGGCGCTGTCGCCGGTGGACAGCGGCTGGAGCGGGATGGCCGAGCTCATGGTCAGCCAGGACGATCTGGACCGGCTCTACGCCAAGGAGCTGGTGGAGATCCCCGAGGCGGCCGCCCTGCCCTGCCACACCGGGCTGGTGCTGACCACGACGGGCGGGAGCGCCTCCGCGCTCGGCCGGGTCACCGCCGACAAGTCCATCCAGATCGTGCGCGGTGACCGGGACGCCTTCGGCCTGCACGGCCGTTCCGCCGAGCAGCGGGTGGCCCTCGACCTCCTGCTCGACAACGAGGTCGGCATCGTCTCCCTGGGGGGCCGGGCCGGAACGGGCAAGTCCGCGCTGGCGCTTTGCGCCGGCCTGGAGGCGGTCATGGAACGCCGCCTGCACCGCCGGGTCGTCGTCTTCCGCCCGCTCTACGCCGTCGGCGGCCAGGATCTCGGCTACCTGCCCGGCAGCGAGAACGAGAAGATGGCGCCCTGGGCGCAGGCCGTCTTCGACACCCTCGGCGCGCTCGTGTCGCCCGAGGTCATCGAGGAGATCGTCGACCGGGGCATGCTGGAGGTCCTCCCGCTCACGCACATCCGCGGCCGCTCGCTGCACGACGCCTTCGTCATCGTGGACGAGGCCCAGTCGCTGGAGCGCGGCGTGCTGCTGACCGTGCTGTCCCGGCTCGGCCAGGGCTCGCGGGTCGTGCTCACCCACGACGTCGCGCAACGTGACAACCTGCGGGTGGGTCGGCACGACGGAGTCGCCTCGGTGATCGAGACACTCAAGGGCCACCCCCTGTTCGCGCACGTCACCCTCACCCGTTCCGAGCGCTCGCCGATCGCCGCGCTGGTGACGACCATGCTTGAGGACCTTGTCCTCTGA